The following nucleotide sequence is from Thermogemmatispora onikobensis.
CCGGCTTGGTCTCCCACTTGACAGAGATCGTGTCTTGCTGCGCGGTAATCTCCACTTCCTCCGGCTTGACACCCGGCATGGGGATCTGCAGGATGAAGTCATCTTTTGTCTCGTAGAGGTTCGAGGCAACACCCCGGCTCAAGAGGTTGCGCGGCGAAATGAAGCTCTCCTCAAAGAGGCGATCCATCGCTTCGCGCAGCGAAATCATCTCCTGGAAGGGGTTGTAGCGGGTCAGATCTGGCATA
It contains:
- a CDS encoding Hsp20/alpha crystallin family protein is translated as MPDLTRYNPFQEMISLREAMDRLFEESFISPRNLLSRGVASNLYETKDDFILQIPMPGVKPEEVEITAQQDTISVKWETKPVAPENATVHWRNFGNGQYQQSFTLPAPINPDRAEANYQNGILTLRLPKAEQARTRTVKVNAR